In Calypte anna isolate BGI_N300 chromosome Z, bCalAnn1_v1.p, whole genome shotgun sequence, the following are encoded in one genomic region:
- the NUDT12 gene encoding peroxisomal NADH pyrophosphatase NUDT12 isoform X1, translating to MADFEKSLHQDMISQLHNFAALGNASKLKALLSHSPSLINAASDNGWTALMYGARNGHLEVVKILLEEGCDRSIVNKSRQTALDIAKFWGHMHIANLLSSVKGGPTPNFLSNEVKGSVNYFGSTLLDRRSDKRTNSEWLSKKQSHPTTVYILFSNLSPLVTLRGGVESSQQPEVKLCRLYHKDVEQYMNQTEESILIFLGVELELHMNLLAVHNGRVLQEDEEDGLVAWFALSVDSASAEKFKQNHEDCYFLQPPLPALLQLPEKEAGVVAQARSVLAWHKRYRFCPTCGSATKTEEGGYKKTCLKEDCCSLKGVHNTSYPRVDPVVIMQVIHPDGNHCLLGRKKTSPPGWFTCLAGFVEPGETIEDAVRREVKEEAGVKVGHVQYVSCQPWPMPSSLMIGCLAVAVSTEIKVDRSEIEDARWFSREQVMEVVFKGNQCSFLIPPSQAIAHQLIKHWVGMNANL from the exons ATGGCGGACTTTGAAAAGAGCCTACATCAGGACATGATTTCTCAGCTGCATAATTTTGCTGCTCTTGGAAATGCATCCAAACTGAAAGCATTGCTCAGTCATTCTCCATCACTTATCAATGCAGCTTCAGATAACGGCTGGACAGCCCTGATGTATGGTGCCAGAAACGGACACCTTGAGGTTGTGAAGATTCTTCTTGAAGAAGG GTGTGACAGGTCCATTGTTAATAAATCAAGGCAGACAGCTCTGGACATTGCAAAATTTTGGGGGCACATGCATATAGCTAATTTGTTGTCCAGTGTGAAAGGTGGACCAACGCCTAATTTTCTGTCAAATGAAGTGAAAGGGTCTGTAAATTATTTTGGCTCGACACTTCTGGACAGAAGGAGTGATAAAAGAACCAATTCCGAGTGGTTaagcaaaaagcaaagccatCCAACTACAGTATATATCCTCTTCTCGAATCTAAGTCCTTTGGTTACTTTGCGTGGGGGAGTAGAGAGCTCACAGCAGCCAGAAGTAAAGCTTTGCAGGCTGTACCACAAGGATGTAGAGCAGTACATGAACCAAACTGAagaaagcattttgatttttcttggaGTTGAACTTGAGCTCCACATGAACCTGCTGGCTGTTCACAATGGAAGAGTTCTGCAAGAAGATGAAGAGGATGGGTTAGTTGCATGGTTTGCTCTTAGTGTAGattctgcttctgctgagaAGTTTAAACAGAATCATGAGGACTGTTACTTTCTTCAGCCACCACTACCAGCACTactgcagctgcctgaaaaaGAAGCTG GAGTAGTTGCCCAGGCTAGATCTGTTCTAGCATGGCACAAGCGCTACCGATTTTGCCCAACATGTGGGAGTGCAACCAAGACTGAAGAAGGGGGTTACAAGAAAACTTGCTTAAAAGAAGATTGTTGCAGTCTCAAAGGTGTTCACAACACATCATATCCGAGAGTTG ATCCTGTCGTGATAATGCAAGTCATCCATCCAGATGGTAACCACTGCCTCCTAGGTAGGAAGAAGACCTCTCCCCCAGGATGGTTCACCTGTCTTGCTGGATTTGTAGAACCTG GTGAAACAATAGAAGATGCTGTTCGAAGAGAAGTAAAAGAGGAGGCTGGAGTCAAAGTTGGCCATGTTCAGTATGTCTCTTGTCAGCCATGGCCAATGCCCTCATCCTTAATGATTGGCTGCTTAGCTGTTGCAGTGTCTACAGAAATTAAAGTTGACAGGAGTGAAATAGAGGATGCCCGCTGGTTTTCTCGAGAACAG GTCATGGAAGTTGTCTTTAAGGGAAATCAGTGTTCTTTCCTTATACCACCAAGTCAAGCTATTGCACACCAGCTGATAAAACATTGGGTTGGAATGAATGCTAATCTTTAG
- the NUDT12 gene encoding peroxisomal NADH pyrophosphatase NUDT12 isoform X2, whose amino-acid sequence MYGARNGHLEVVKILLEEGCDRSIVNKSRQTALDIAKFWGHMHIANLLSSVKGGPTPNFLSNEVKGSVNYFGSTLLDRRSDKRTNSEWLSKKQSHPTTVYILFSNLSPLVTLRGGVESSQQPEVKLCRLYHKDVEQYMNQTEESILIFLGVELELHMNLLAVHNGRVLQEDEEDGLVAWFALSVDSASAEKFKQNHEDCYFLQPPLPALLQLPEKEAGVVAQARSVLAWHKRYRFCPTCGSATKTEEGGYKKTCLKEDCCSLKGVHNTSYPRVDPVVIMQVIHPDGNHCLLGRKKTSPPGWFTCLAGFVEPGETIEDAVRREVKEEAGVKVGHVQYVSCQPWPMPSSLMIGCLAVAVSTEIKVDRSEIEDARWFSREQVMEVVFKGNQCSFLIPPSQAIAHQLIKHWVGMNANL is encoded by the exons ATGTATGGTGCCAGAAACGGACACCTTGAGGTTGTGAAGATTCTTCTTGAAGAAGG GTGTGACAGGTCCATTGTTAATAAATCAAGGCAGACAGCTCTGGACATTGCAAAATTTTGGGGGCACATGCATATAGCTAATTTGTTGTCCAGTGTGAAAGGTGGACCAACGCCTAATTTTCTGTCAAATGAAGTGAAAGGGTCTGTAAATTATTTTGGCTCGACACTTCTGGACAGAAGGAGTGATAAAAGAACCAATTCCGAGTGGTTaagcaaaaagcaaagccatCCAACTACAGTATATATCCTCTTCTCGAATCTAAGTCCTTTGGTTACTTTGCGTGGGGGAGTAGAGAGCTCACAGCAGCCAGAAGTAAAGCTTTGCAGGCTGTACCACAAGGATGTAGAGCAGTACATGAACCAAACTGAagaaagcattttgatttttcttggaGTTGAACTTGAGCTCCACATGAACCTGCTGGCTGTTCACAATGGAAGAGTTCTGCAAGAAGATGAAGAGGATGGGTTAGTTGCATGGTTTGCTCTTAGTGTAGattctgcttctgctgagaAGTTTAAACAGAATCATGAGGACTGTTACTTTCTTCAGCCACCACTACCAGCACTactgcagctgcctgaaaaaGAAGCTG GAGTAGTTGCCCAGGCTAGATCTGTTCTAGCATGGCACAAGCGCTACCGATTTTGCCCAACATGTGGGAGTGCAACCAAGACTGAAGAAGGGGGTTACAAGAAAACTTGCTTAAAAGAAGATTGTTGCAGTCTCAAAGGTGTTCACAACACATCATATCCGAGAGTTG ATCCTGTCGTGATAATGCAAGTCATCCATCCAGATGGTAACCACTGCCTCCTAGGTAGGAAGAAGACCTCTCCCCCAGGATGGTTCACCTGTCTTGCTGGATTTGTAGAACCTG GTGAAACAATAGAAGATGCTGTTCGAAGAGAAGTAAAAGAGGAGGCTGGAGTCAAAGTTGGCCATGTTCAGTATGTCTCTTGTCAGCCATGGCCAATGCCCTCATCCTTAATGATTGGCTGCTTAGCTGTTGCAGTGTCTACAGAAATTAAAGTTGACAGGAGTGAAATAGAGGATGCCCGCTGGTTTTCTCGAGAACAG GTCATGGAAGTTGTCTTTAAGGGAAATCAGTGTTCTTTCCTTATACCACCAAGTCAAGCTATTGCACACCAGCTGATAAAACATTGGGTTGGAATGAATGCTAATCTTTAG
- the NUDT12 gene encoding peroxisomal NADH pyrophosphatase NUDT12 isoform X3 — protein sequence MHIANLLSSVKGGPTPNFLSNEVKGSVNYFGSTLLDRRSDKRTNSEWLSKKQSHPTTVYILFSNLSPLVTLRGGVESSQQPEVKLCRLYHKDVEQYMNQTEESILIFLGVELELHMNLLAVHNGRVLQEDEEDGLVAWFALSVDSASAEKFKQNHEDCYFLQPPLPALLQLPEKEAGVVAQARSVLAWHKRYRFCPTCGSATKTEEGGYKKTCLKEDCCSLKGVHNTSYPRVDPVVIMQVIHPDGNHCLLGRKKTSPPGWFTCLAGFVEPGETIEDAVRREVKEEAGVKVGHVQYVSCQPWPMPSSLMIGCLAVAVSTEIKVDRSEIEDARWFSREQVMEVVFKGNQCSFLIPPSQAIAHQLIKHWVGMNANL from the exons ATGCATATAGCTAATTTGTTGTCCAGTGTGAAAGGTGGACCAACGCCTAATTTTCTGTCAAATGAAGTGAAAGGGTCTGTAAATTATTTTGGCTCGACACTTCTGGACAGAAGGAGTGATAAAAGAACCAATTCCGAGTGGTTaagcaaaaagcaaagccatCCAACTACAGTATATATCCTCTTCTCGAATCTAAGTCCTTTGGTTACTTTGCGTGGGGGAGTAGAGAGCTCACAGCAGCCAGAAGTAAAGCTTTGCAGGCTGTACCACAAGGATGTAGAGCAGTACATGAACCAAACTGAagaaagcattttgatttttcttggaGTTGAACTTGAGCTCCACATGAACCTGCTGGCTGTTCACAATGGAAGAGTTCTGCAAGAAGATGAAGAGGATGGGTTAGTTGCATGGTTTGCTCTTAGTGTAGattctgcttctgctgagaAGTTTAAACAGAATCATGAGGACTGTTACTTTCTTCAGCCACCACTACCAGCACTactgcagctgcctgaaaaaGAAGCTG GAGTAGTTGCCCAGGCTAGATCTGTTCTAGCATGGCACAAGCGCTACCGATTTTGCCCAACATGTGGGAGTGCAACCAAGACTGAAGAAGGGGGTTACAAGAAAACTTGCTTAAAAGAAGATTGTTGCAGTCTCAAAGGTGTTCACAACACATCATATCCGAGAGTTG ATCCTGTCGTGATAATGCAAGTCATCCATCCAGATGGTAACCACTGCCTCCTAGGTAGGAAGAAGACCTCTCCCCCAGGATGGTTCACCTGTCTTGCTGGATTTGTAGAACCTG GTGAAACAATAGAAGATGCTGTTCGAAGAGAAGTAAAAGAGGAGGCTGGAGTCAAAGTTGGCCATGTTCAGTATGTCTCTTGTCAGCCATGGCCAATGCCCTCATCCTTAATGATTGGCTGCTTAGCTGTTGCAGTGTCTACAGAAATTAAAGTTGACAGGAGTGAAATAGAGGATGCCCGCTGGTTTTCTCGAGAACAG GTCATGGAAGTTGTCTTTAAGGGAAATCAGTGTTCTTTCCTTATACCACCAAGTCAAGCTATTGCACACCAGCTGATAAAACATTGGGTTGGAATGAATGCTAATCTTTAG